The region GCTCATCACCGCCCGCCTCGTTGATGGTCGCCGCGTTCGACAGCGGCTGGCGTTCTCCCCGATCTCCACGGTCGCGCTCGCCCCGACCGCCCATACCGGCGCCCGGCTCGGCCACGGCTGCCGGAGGCAGCGCGTGGTGTGGGTCAAGGTCAGCCGCGCGGGCCGGCGGCGCGGCGTCGCCCTCCTTGGGGGCGCGCTCGTGCGTCCGCAGCGCCACGTGGTCGAACTCTTCCTGATCTTCTTGTTCTTCGAGGAAATCGGTTACGTAGAGGAAGGCATCGCGCTCCAGCCCGAGGTCGACGAACGCCGACTGCATGCCGGGAAGCACGCGCGTGACTCGGCCTTTGTAGATGGACCCGGCGAGGGTGTATTCGTTCTCGCGTTCAAAATAAATCTCCGCGAGCTGATCGTCTTCCACGATGGCCACTTTGGTCTCGTGTGGCGTGGAAGAGACAAATAGTTCTTTCGACATTTTTGCTCCGTCTTCCGGTCCCGGCAAGCCGGGAACGCGGCTAGCCGGCGCGGAGCGATGCGGATCGGATCGGACGAAGCAGAGCACCGCCCGGCTGTGGTGAAGCACCACGGCTGGGACCGGTGTAAGTGACTGGGATTCGCTTTACGTCGTGCGGAATCTTTGCACCTTTTCGCGCTCCGCACCGGACTTGTGACCACTCTGTCCCGCATTCACGGAGACGGGGTCGTTACCTGTCCGGGCGCGCTTCTCTCTTTTTCGCGATCCTGATCCGGCCTCGCTTGTTCCGGCCGGCCCTGCTGCCCCGTAGGGCGTGAAATCCGTTTTCTTTCCGCCCTTCGGCGGTCGATCTTTTGCTTCTACTGGCCTAGTTCACGAAGCGGCGCATGCGGATGTTGTTGACCAACCCGAGCGCCAGGAACGTGAACAGGACCGACGAACCGCCGTAACTCATCAGCGGCAATGGTATTCCGGTGACCGGCATATACCCGACCACCATGCCGACGTTGACCAGGAGGTGGAAGCTCAAGATAGCCACTACCCCCATCACCACCAACGTCCCGGCGCGGTCAGGCGCCGTCTGGGCGTTGTGTATCAACCGCATCAGCAGAACAAAGTATAGCAGCAGGACGAACAGGCAGCCCACAAATCCATGCTCTTCCGCCATGGCCGCGAAGATGAAGTCGGTCTGCGGGACCGGCAAAAAGTCGCCCTGCGTCTGGGTCCCCTTGGCCGTGCCCTTCCCCCACAACCCTCCGGAACCCACCGCGATCAGGGATTGATTGATCTGGTACCCCGAGCCCTGCGCATCCACCTCCGGGTTCAAAAACGTACTCAGGCGTTGTTTCTGGTAAGGCTTGAGCGCGTAGTGCCAGCCCAGCGGCGCCAGCATCGCCGCCACGATCACGATCACCGCCGCGTGCTTGAACTTTATCCCGCCCAAGAACAGCGCCATCACCAAGACCGGGACGAAGGTGAGTGCAGTCCCCAGGTCAGGTTGGCGCAACACCAGCAGGAAGGGCACGCCGGCGATCAGTCCGGCTTTCACGATATCCGGGACCGTGGCCTCTTCCCTCACATTGTCGGAAAAGTATTTGGCCAGCGCCAATATCAGGATCAGCTTCACCCACTCCGAGGGCTGGAAGTGCTGGCCTCCCGGCAGCATGATCCAGCGCTTTGCGCCCAGGTAACGCCGCCCGAAGAGCGCCACCATCACCAGCGACACCAGCGCCGCGATGTAGAACCAGTGGACGTTCTCGAGCAGCATCTCGTAGTTGATCAGGCTGACGAGGAACATCAGCGCCACCCCGGCTACGACCCAGTAGATCTGCCTCACGTGCAGCGCGCTCGCAGCGAACTTCGTGCTCATGGTCGCGGTATAGATCTCGGTGATGCCGATGCCGCAGATCACCAGCGTGACCGCCAGCAGCGCCCAATCGAAATCGCGGAAGGATAGATATTTAGTCATTTGGTCACTTCGTCACCTTCCGCCTCCGGCTGCAGCCACGGTTCCGGTAACCACGCCGTGCTTGCCGTACCTAAGGACGCCGGCCGGCTTAATGACGTTGACATCAGCCAAGCCCGGCGCCGCCCTGACCGGCTTCTTTGGCTCGCCGCCGCTCGCGATCACGAACCTGCCACCGTGCAAGTGCTCGCCCCCCTCGCCCGCTTCACTTTCGTCACCAGAAGAACTCTCGGACCACACCGCCGCCATCTCGATGGGCCTGCTCGCGCCTTGCGCCACCTTGGTTGCGCGCTTGCGCCGCTTGTCCACGTAAGCCTTGACCACCTCTGCGGCAAGGTGGGCAGCGGCCGAGCCGTGCTCGCCCTCTTCCATCAGCACGACCACCACGATCTCCGGATTACGCCGCGGCTCCACGCCCGCGAACCATCCGTTATCTTTGAACTGCGAGCCTTTCAACACCTTGCGGGCATCGTTCGAGACGACTTGCGCCGACCCGGTCTTGCCGGCAAAGTCGATGCCTTCAAGATGCGACGCCGCCGCCGTGCCGCCCGGATTCACCACTGCCGCCATGGCGTCGGTGATGGTGTTCCAGTTCTCCGGATCGATCTCGACCCGCGCTTCCGAGCGGCTCGTCACCATCGCCTGCTGATACTTCCCCTGGAAATCCTCCGGCTGCGTTCCCGGATCGACCACGTGCGGACGCCGCAGCATGCCGCCCGAGTTGATCGCGCCGATGGCGCGCGCGAGCTGGATGGGCGTGGTCGCCACCGCTCCCTGCCCAATACCCACGGAGATGGTCTCGCCCGCGTACCACTTCTGCTTGTAGTACTTCGCCTTCCACTCTTCGCTCGGCATCACGCCCGCCACTTCCTGCGGCAGGTCCACGCCGGTGCGCTGTCCCAGGCCGAGCGCCGTCGCCCACTTCGCGATCTTGCCGATGCCCAGCCGCTCCGCCAGGGTGTAGAAGAAGACGTCACACGATTGCGGGATGGCGCTATGGATGTTGATCGCGCCGTGTCCGCGATGCTGCGCCGAGATCCAGCACTTGAAGTAGCGTCCGTAGAAGTTCGCGCCCCCGGGACAGTTCACGCGCAGCTTCTGCGCCACGCCTTCTTGCAATCCCGCCACCGACATGATGATCTTGAAGACCGAGCCGGGAGCGAGCTGTGCCTGCGTGGCTTTGTTCATCAGCGGCTTGCCCGGATCGGCGAGCAGCGCGTTCCACTCCGCCCGCGGGATGCGCACCGCAAAATGATTGGGATCGAAGACCGGCCGCGAGACCAGCGCCAGGATCTCGCCCGAGCGCGGATCCATCGCGATGACGGCGCCGTTCTTCCCCGTCGCGTTCAGCGCTTCTTCCGCCGCGATCTGCAGGTCGAGATCGATGGTCAGCTTGATCTGCTTGCCCGGCGTGGCCGGCGTCTCGTCCTTGCGCCCGACTTCCTTGCCGTGACTGTTGACGATCACGTTGCGAAAACCGTCTTGCCCCATCAGCCAGTCGTTGTATTGCGCCTCGACGCCCGATCTTCCGACCACGTCGCCCGGCTCGTAGAGCTCGTAACGCGGATCGTTGAGCATCTGCTCGCTGACCTCGCCCACGTATCCGATCACGTGCGCCATGAAGCCGTCTTTCGGATACAGCCGGCGATGCACCATGATGGTGTCGAGGTAGCTGAGCTCGTTGCGATGCGCCTCGATGAATGCCAGCTCGTCGGGCGTCACATCGTCTTTCAACACCATGGGCTGCGTGGGCGGCTGCGAAGCGAAGCGCCGGATGCGCGAGCGGATCTCCTCCGCGGGCATGTGCAGGCCGTCGGCGATCTTCTCGATGTCGGGAGGATTGGTCTTCAACGATTCGCGCAACAGCAGCACGGAAAATGACGGATAGTTGTCTACGATGATGCGGCCTTCGCGGTCAAGGATCTTGCCGCGCGGCGCCAGGATGGGCATCTTGCGCACGCGGTTCTGCTCCGCCAGCGCCAGGTATTCATCGCGGCTCGCCACCTGCAAGCGCGCGAGCCGCATCGTCAGCACAACGAAGATCACCAGGATCGCGTACTGCACGAACGTCAGTTTTATCTGTGGGACTTTTTCGCCGCGCTCAGCCACGGAATCGCTGCCGCCTCTGCCCACAAGTGTACCGCTAGTCGCAAGCGGAGGGCATACGGGGAAAGGCTTAGGGCGGGGGTTCCAGCGGACTACTTGGCGGCCGGCCTTTGAAGGTTACTCGATCCTCGTCCCTTTCGCTGGCTGACCACGGAGCAGAAACGTCTTGGGATATCTGCCTTCACCGCATAGCTTGAAGGAGCCGAAGTCTTTGAACCATGGCCCATCGGGCGCTTCGGGAGCGCCCTCCTGCCACTCCTTCAACCGATGGATATCATCGAATGAAAGCTCCCGCTCGCGCGCGCGCAAGAACAGGTGCTTGCGCAGGTCGACGGGAAGGTCGTCCCACTGGATTCTCGGCATCTACCTACCGAAAGTCATCCGCGCCA is a window of Acidobacteriota bacterium DNA encoding:
- a CDS encoding ribonuclease codes for the protein MSKELFVSSTPHETKVAIVEDDQLAEIYFERENEYTLAGSIYKGRVTRVLPGMQSAFVDLGLERDAFLYVTDFLEEQEDQEEFDHVALRTHERAPKEGDAAPPARAADLDPHHALPPAAVAEPGAGMGGRGERDRGDRGERQPLSNAATINEAGGDE
- the rodA gene encoding rod shape-determining protein RodA: MTKYLSFRDFDWALLAVTLVICGIGITEIYTATMSTKFAASALHVRQIYWVVAGVALMFLVSLINYEMLLENVHWFYIAALVSLVMVALFGRRYLGAKRWIMLPGGQHFQPSEWVKLILILALAKYFSDNVREEATVPDIVKAGLIAGVPFLLVLRQPDLGTALTFVPVLVMALFLGGIKFKHAAVIVIVAAMLAPLGWHYALKPYQKQRLSTFLNPEVDAQGSGYQINQSLIAVGSGGLWGKGTAKGTQTQGDFLPVPQTDFIFAAMAEEHGFVGCLFVLLLYFVLLMRLIHNAQTAPDRAGTLVVMGVVAILSFHLLVNVGMVVGYMPVTGIPLPLMSYGGSSVLFTFLALGLVNNIRMRRFVN
- the mrdA gene encoding penicillin-binding protein 2, producing MAERGEKVPQIKLTFVQYAILVIFVVLTMRLARLQVASRDEYLALAEQNRVRKMPILAPRGKILDREGRIIVDNYPSFSVLLLRESLKTNPPDIEKIADGLHMPAEEIRSRIRRFASQPPTQPMVLKDDVTPDELAFIEAHRNELSYLDTIMVHRRLYPKDGFMAHVIGYVGEVSEQMLNDPRYELYEPGDVVGRSGVEAQYNDWLMGQDGFRNVIVNSHGKEVGRKDETPATPGKQIKLTIDLDLQIAAEEALNATGKNGAVIAMDPRSGEILALVSRPVFDPNHFAVRIPRAEWNALLADPGKPLMNKATQAQLAPGSVFKIIMSVAGLQEGVAQKLRVNCPGGANFYGRYFKCWISAQHRGHGAINIHSAIPQSCDVFFYTLAERLGIGKIAKWATALGLGQRTGVDLPQEVAGVMPSEEWKAKYYKQKWYAGETISVGIGQGAVATTPIQLARAIGAINSGGMLRRPHVVDPGTQPEDFQGKYQQAMVTSRSEARVEIDPENWNTITDAMAAVVNPGGTAAASHLEGIDFAGKTGSAQVVSNDARKVLKGSQFKDNGWFAGVEPRRNPEIVVVVLMEEGEHGSAAAHLAAEVVKAYVDKRRKRATKVAQGASRPIEMAAVWSESSSGDESEAGEGGEHLHGGRFVIASGGEPKKPVRAAPGLADVNVIKPAGVLRYGKHGVVTGTVAAAGGGR